Part of the Microbacterium sp. Clip185 genome is shown below.
TCAGATTGCGCTGAGACCACAGCGAGGCGCGGCGTCTCGGCGTATAGCGCTGGAGGAACGTCGCCTCATCGCGCCCTCGCTTCTGGCCATCGATCCAGCCGCTGCACAGCGCCTCCTCGAGCGCACTGTCATAGGTGAGGGTCGTGGGCACGGTCGTGCCCTTCTTTGCGAGAACGAGCCACACTCCCTCATCGTCCTGCTCGTGCGCGTCGAGCCAGGCGCGCCAGGCGGCGACATCGGCGACGATCAGCGGGTTGTCGGTCGTGTGCACGGACTCATCCTCTCGTTCGCCGGCGCGATGTGGGGGTGCTCAGCGCGCGCGGTCGCCCGCGCTGCGCGGCGGGTCCACGCTGACGTCCAGCGGCTCGAGGCCGCGCAGCGACGTCCATACGAGCTCCTCGCCCTTGGCGGCGTGCTGAGATGCCCGCACCGCGCGCTCGTCCGCCCAGCTGTTGAGGCGATGCCCGCGGTGTCCCCGCACGTGCTCGAGGACGACGTCGGGAAGGCCCGCCGCCCGCCGCGCGTCGCGCACTTCGATGAGCTGTTCGAGGATGTCGCGGTTGGCCGTGGGCTTCTTGGCCGAGGTCACCCAGCCGCGACGGGCGTGGCCGTCCATCCACTTCGTGTAGGTGTCGATCGCGTACATCGAGTCGGCCTGCACGATGAGCTCGGGCACGGCGAAGTGGTCGCGGATCGCGTGGAGCAGCCCCAGCAGCTCGCCGATGTTGTTCGTGCCGCTCGGCAAGGACCCTGCGGCCCACTGGCCGTCCTCGCCCACCCATGCCCACCCCGCAGGCCCCGGGTTGCCCTTGCAGGCCCCGTCGGTCGCGACGGTGTAACGAGAGGGCACGGCGGCAGTGGAGGACATCCCTCCATCCTCTCAGGCGATCCGCTCAGCCCGCCACGAGTTCCGGATGGTGACCGCAGGCCGTGCTGCCCTCGCACGCCTCACAGCGCACCACGCGATCAGGACATCCGGCGACGGCGCAGTCGATCATGCGCGACGTCGCCGCGCCGCATCCGGTGCAGCGCCCGATGTGCTCGGCTTCGGAGCCGAACGTCATCGCCTGCCGACCGTCGAAGACATAGAGGGACCCCTCCCAGAGCCCCGTGTTGCCGAACGTCTCGCCGTACCGGACGATCCCGCCGTCGAGTTGATAGACCTCCTGAAAGCCGCGCGCCATCATCAGGCTCGAGAGCACCTCGCACCGGATGCCGCCGGTGCAGTACGTGACGATCGG
Proteins encoded:
- a CDS encoding ribonuclease H family protein, whose amino-acid sequence is MSSTAAVPSRYTVATDGACKGNPGPAGWAWVGEDGQWAAGSLPSGTNNIGELLGLLHAIRDHFAVPELIVQADSMYAIDTYTKWMDGHARRGWVTSAKKPTANRDILEQLIEVRDARRAAGLPDVVLEHVRGHRGHRLNSWADERAVRASQHAAKGEELVWTSLRGLEPLDVSVDPPRSAGDRAR